DNA from Triplophysa dalaica isolate WHDGS20190420 chromosome 21, ASM1584641v1, whole genome shotgun sequence:
CATCAGACCCAGAAATACCGTATTAACAATTCTCTGTTACTGTTTCAACTTGGagatcttaaaaataaacttaccaTGCAACATATCATTTATATAGttagacatttacattcaataataataataaatgtcgAAAGCTagtatttattcaaaatgttcttctatttcttttaaatcaaatttcagcatgaacacatgttttatttactgcATTTGATACATTTATAGGAATGTTGTGTTTCTGGCATATTTTAGAGCTTTTGATTTTCGAATTCCTAATattattctaataaataaattcaatacctttgttttgtaatattatCATCTCATTTACCTATCAGCAAAGTTGACATGAAAGGACGCTAAACATAATTGAGATACGTATTTAGATTTCTTATATACTAAAATTACATGAATATATATGAATACACATTGTTTCAGTAAAACGTattaaaagcctttaaaaaCGCAGTGTTACTCCACGCCAGAAGGCGGCGACTGTCATTACACACGGTCGTGTAACGTCACCCTCTGACGTGTCAGGTCACAAGTGAGTTTCAGAGTAAACACTACATGCTGAGTTTACACCGTAAACTTGTAAATCACTCACAAATCgagtttattttacaaaatctaATCATTTCTAATTAGACGTCTGTGAAACTTAGAAACTGGAGCATTAAAACTTGAATCAACATGAATTTTGGTTCAAAAAGCAAGAAGCGGATGGTCCTGCCGAGCCGACCCGATCCCCCGACAGTGGAGCAGCTCATTGAGGATGTGAACCGAGCTTATCCCAACGATCCAGTATTTACTATTTTACACGACTCTGCAGAAGGTAAGTTACCAGAAACACGAAGACAAGAACACAAATGATAAGACACTTGTAACACGATAGCTGACAGTAGTGTCATAATTTTACAGTGTGACTAAAACGATCTCTGCAGTGACACAGATGTCATCTTTCAGATATAAAGGGCAGATCCAGCAGCAATGAAGTGGAGGAGAAATACCTGCAAAGTAGACGCTACATAGAACTGCACGAAAAACTGCAAGAAGCGCGCAGCGATCTCACGAGGCGCAGGGAGGAGCTGCGCGCGACCGGAGAGGCTTTGGAACAGAGCATGGCTGAGGTGAAAGGGAGCGCGCTTTGACATCGTTCCTTGCACCAACAACTCAAGTCTTTGATTTGTGGAACACAGAAGGATCTGTTTCAACAGTGGTTGGTGAATAGACATGCTACAACAAATTGTAATGACAACAAATAGAGATGTATCTCAAAAGAACAATGCATAGCCTTTTCCTTGCATTGCAAGCTTGGTGCATGCACAGACATTTTATTCTTTGCTGCTTTTTGGCAGCGATTGACCTATTTATTGACCCATGATGAATTTACCCAAGATCCATGCATCTTGCTTTAGACTAATTTGCATTAAATGGAATTTAA
Protein-coding regions in this window:
- the c21h19orf25 gene encoding UPF0449 protein C19orf25 homolog, which produces MNFGSKSKKRMVLPSRPDPPTVEQLIEDVNRAYPNDPVFTILHDSAEDIKGRSSSNEVEEKYLQSRRYIELHEKLQEARSDLTRRREELRATGEALEQSMAEVKGSAL